TGCAAGAAAATCGATCATTTCAAAAAAATGCCCCGATTTCGAGAAAGTTAAATGGCCTTGTACTATAATGAGCAAATCACTACCAGATCCGGCTCTGGGGGCTCCCCAGTGTAACGGACTGGCATATTTATTTAACTTTTTAGGAGATATAATTTGACAATAAACACTCATCCCCACAAGCAAAAAACACAGTTTAATACTGTGGAATCTAAGGAAGGAATTTCACACTCTGAATATTTAACCAGCTTTGTAAAAGAACTCGCCCGTGCTCAAGCCCTTCATGATCATCAGAAGGAGGTCCTGCAATGAAACGTGCTGTAATCTATGCCCGCTATTCTTCTGATAAGCAAAATGCCAATTCCTGTGCTGATCAAATCAGACTGTGTACACAATGGGCAAATAAAAATAATATTTCTATAGTGGACAGTTACTATGATGAGGCTATGTCGGGTTCGACAACACATAACCGAACAGGTCTAAACACCTTACTTTACGATGCGAAATCAAAAGATTTTGATATTGTCCTCTGCGAACACCTAGACCGCTTAAGTCGTGACCAAGGTGATTTAGCTGATATCAGAAAAAAACTTAATTTTGAAGGAATTGACCTTTACACAGTCTCTAACGGAGAAGTTAGTACAATTGAGATTGGCGTCAATGGCTTACTCGGCGAAATGTACCTAAAAAATCTTTCTGAGAAAACACACCGAGGTATGGAAGCAGCATTACAAGCTGGTCGTATCCCTTGCGGAAAATCATATGGTTACACCCCTACTGAAGGACAAAAAGGTTGCTTTACGATTGATACCAATGAAGCAGATATAATCCGTCGTATTTTTTCAGAATATATTGATGGTGCAACACCTCACCAAATTGCCCTAGGCTTAAACAATGATAACATCCCAAGCCCAAGAGGTCAGAAATGGAATAAATCCACTATAGCAGGTTCAAAAAGTAGGCTTAGTGGTATTCTTCGTAACAGACTATATAACGGTGTCTTTGTTTGGAATCGACAACAATTCAAAAACAATCCTTACACGGGTAATAGAAATTCGGACCTAAACGATAAAAGTGAGTGGCAAAATTATGATTTCCCACAATACGAAATCATAGATGATATAACTTTTAATAAAGTTACTGAAATTCTTTCAGAGCGAAGCACCAATACCAGTCCAGTCTCCAAGCGTAAAGCGAAGCATTTACTGTCAGGCTTAACCAAATGTGGTTGTTGTGGCGCTTCATACACAGTACAGGGTAGTGATCGTCTTCGTTGCGCAGGATTGAGCGAAAGAGGCGATTGCGACAATACAAGGACCATAAAACGTGTTGAGGTCGAAGACCGTGTTCTGACTGCACTTCAAAGTCAATTAACATCACCGGAGCTTATCTCAACTTACATCAAAATCTATCATGAAGAGCGAAAACGTCTCAAAAGCCTTGAGCGTTCCGAAGCAGACAACAAACGTGCTCGTCTAATTGAACTAGAGAAAGAAATTCATAATATTCTTAAGATGATCGATGCTGGAGTAGCCTCATTAGAGATCGCAAATCGTTTAACAAACAAGGAACAAGAGCGAGAAACTCTCAATGCTGAGCTAGCATTAATTGAAGAAGATGATGTTGTGCAAATGCACCCTGGTACTGCAGATCACTACGGTAAGCTTGTAGCAAACCTTCAAGACACTTTATCTCAGTACGAAGAAGGTCTTGCACGTGATGCTGTGTTTGCAGAAGTACGTTCGCTTATCGAAAAAATCGTTATCACGCCTGAACAAATTGGTAAAAAAGGAAGCCCCGTGACTATAGAAGTACACGGGGTCCTAGCTTCTTTATTGTCCGTATCGAACAACTCCCCGTCATGTTGGGGAAAAGTGGTTGCGGGGGCCAGATTTGAACTGACGACCTTCAGGTTATGAGCCTGATTGGTACATTTTCTAAAAAGCTTGCTTTTCTGCAGTTTTCATTATATTACAATAACTTGACTGCGACAGATAGTGACACAAAACGACATCCAACGTCAAGAAACGTCACTCAGCACCCTCAAAATTGAAGACACAGTGAAGACACAGAAATATGCCAGGCAATCAAAAGATCACAGACAAGTTCGTTAAAAACCTGAAAGCACCAGCTACAGGAAACGTTGTCACATACGATACAGACATCTCAGGATTTGGTATTCGTATCACTCATACAGGCCATCGTGCATTTGTCCTTACCTATAGATTCAATGGCCCACAAAAAAGGCTAACCATCGGTCAATATCCTACTTGGTCGGTATCAGCAGCAAGAGAAGAAGCTAAATATCTCAAACGTGAGATCGCTAAAGGTTTTGACCCGCTTGCAGATAAAATTGAGAAACGTGAAGCACCTACGGTCAACGACCTTTGGGAAAAGTATCAGGAAGAGCATTTGCCGACTAAAGCTGAACGTGCAGCCAAGGATGACGCCTCTATGTGGAAGAACTATATCCTTCCTAAGTTTCGAAAAACAAAGCTGGCTTCGATAACGGCTGATCAGATTGATAAGTTTCATAGAGAGATTTCTATTGATAAACCTGTCAGAGCAAATCGAATTATTGAAGTATTTCGTAAAGCCTTCAATTTAGCCATTCGTTGGGAGTGGGTTTCCAATAACCCGTGCAGTGGCGTTAAGAAGAATAATGAAGAACCACGCCAAAGATATGCTACTGATTCTGAGATTACAGCTATCACGGATGTTATGCGAGTTCATAAGGAACAAACGTCTTGTGATGCCATTCGTATGCTTTTACTGACTGGGGCAAGAAAAACTGAGGTTCTTAAAGCCAGATGGCAGGATATAGATCTTGAACAAGGGGTTTGGATTAAACCTTCAGCCCATACAAAACAGCGAAAGTTCCATCGCGTTCCCCTAGCCTCTAGCACTGTTGAGTTGCTGAAGAAACGTAATGAGAACAATGACACCCATAGCCAATGGGTTTTTGAGGGTGTGATTGAAGGCAATCACCTGACTGACATTAAAAACACTTGGAAATCTATTCGTGAACGTTCAACTGTTATTCTATGGCGTGAAGATCCTCGCTTAAATAAGTTTATGATTAGCTTGGATGAGCAATACGGCCCCAAGTTGACATGTAAGAAATGCCTTGCAGAAGCTGAAACACTGAATATCAACATGCCTGTTGGCGTTATGGATTTACGAATGCACGATCTTAGACATACATTTGCGTCTATCCTTGCCTCTTCAGGTCAAGGCTTGCTTTCAATCGGTGCATTGCTGGGGCATACACAACAGCAAACAACACAGCGTTATTCCCATCTATTTGATGAACCACTTAGAGAAGCGGTTAATATTGTTGGCAGCAAGATTGCGTAAATTATAGCAACTTGTATCTAGAAATATTAAGAGGCTCTTCTCGCCCTTTTACTGTTATCTGTTCAACATTATGAGAATATTGCTTAGACATTATGTGCTCTTCATGTCCCTCAATCACAATCTCACCTTGTTCCGCAGCAGAGCAGAGTCGAGAAGCCACATTCACGGTATCTCCAATAACTGTAAAATCCATCCGGTTTGTAGCACCAACAGTTCCAACCACGACATCACCTGTGTAAATACCGATACCAATACCTCTTGGAAGGTTAGACATCTTAGTATCCTCTAGGGCTTTTTTAGCAGCTTTTAATGCACGTTCTTCTGCTTTCTCACCTTGGAAATGAGCAAGAACCGCATCACCAATCATTTTATCCACATCACCACCCTGCTCCCGCACAGCTTCAATAACAATGCCTAGTGATTGATTGAGGAATGCCACGACGTTTTCTGGTGTTTCACGTTCACAGAAGTCGGTAAAGTCCCGAACATCTGAAAACAATATTGAGGCTCTAACTCTTCGTGAAGCGACCTCACCTTTGCCTGTTGTGGAACGGATTGTTTCAACGGCTTCATTAGACACCAGTCTTTGCAAACGTAAGCGAAATTCATTCAGCAAATCTGTGCGGTAGTTAATATCTGCTTGTGCATGGCGAACCAATCGGTTCATCCCCAATGCCAGCAGTACCAAGATACTAACGGGAATAAGAGTTGCTGGAATAATAACTTTCAAAGTTATACCATCAAGGTAATCAACGGGTTCATATAATTCCATAACAATTGGGTGTGTAGTGTCAGGAACTTTTACGTAGAGTTCGTATAACTTATGCCCATCGGGGCGTTGTTTCTCTACCAGAGTACGGACACCATTTAGGGCATTCAGGTATCCCTTGCTGAGGTCTAATGTGCCGATCTGTGCTTCTTCACTTGAATAGAGCAAGAGACCATTCTGTCCATAAACTTTGAGATGGGATAAGCCAAGTTCCTTCACTTCATCACGCAACGTATGGAGAAGATGTTCACCTTTTGCAGTGTCATAAATTTCATTAGGTGTGTTTGATACCTGTAAATTCTCCCATGCCTGATGATCTTTTTCACTTAATGCCCGATGAATAACAGCAGCACGATTTTCAGATATTTCAAGATAGATTTTTTCAGTAAGCCACGTACTGCCGTTGCTCATGATAAAACCGATTAAGACTGTCAAGAACAAGAGGCTGGGCAGGATAATTCTGCGAAACCTGTTTTGAAGAGGGTATGGGGCTTCAAACGTGATGCTATCTTCCGCCATCGTTTTCACCGATCATTTTTTCACCTGCCAAAAGGTCTTCAACGAAATATGCAACCAGTTCATTTCGACCTTTCACCCCCGTTTTTTGATAGATGGAACTGGTTTGGCTTTTGACGGTTCCGACTTTTGTTTCCCTAATATTTGCAATTTCTTGTGTGGACATGCCTTTGATTAGAAGTAAGGCGACTTCCTGCTCAGAAGGTGAGAGTTTCCATTGATCAAAGTGACGCTGAATGACACTGAGCAACTCACCTGATGCAACTTCCACCGTATCTTCACTTTGACGGTGCTTTTTCAATAGCTGAATAATCTGCATACCGATGATGATCAGGGCAAACGTCAGGGTCAGGACCGCAAGAAGTTCAATCTTGTCATGTCCAATCCATGTCGTATCAATATCAATGCGAAAGAAATCCGCATAGACATCAATCAAGAAAAAGAGTTCGCAAATAGCAATCACAACAAAGGATAAGATCAATCCCTGCACTTCAAAACGATTGTTTTTATTCGCCATGAAAACTTCCCCCTTGATCATCACAACATAAGATACGACGAATGTATTCAGTCGTCATCATAATTACCCATATCTGCACGAGGATGGCAGGCAGCACAGTTGGCTTTGCTTTTTACTTTGGGATCAGACCATGCGTAATTGGGAACTTCTTCATTATGTTCACGAACCCAATATGGAATCTCTGTAATACGAAGTGGTACCCAGTCATCACGTACACCACGCATGAATTTACCACTCCACCATCCAGCATCAGAGGCATTCTCAACAAGATAGTTTTTGATACCCTCCGCTGTTGCCTTGTCCAAAGACGCGTCTTCACCAAAATGATCACCTAATGTATCCATGATTTTCACCCATGAACGTTGCGGTAACATCTGTGGCTGGAATGCCATATGGCAATCACCACATTCTTTTTTGACCGTTTCATCTTTGATTGATGGAAACCTTTCATCGGCGTGAGCAAATGAGTTTCCAACGATGATAAAGGTTGCTGCCAAAAGCAGAGTTTTCTTATTCAGCATTATGTTAATCCTTAAATTATTGTGTCAGCATAAAAGTGATGAAGTCGCCTTTTTCAGTTGCACTACAGACACGCCCTAAAACACTGTTGCAGTTTCGACGGAACCACTTTTCGACCTTGCGTTTATCGGTGTAGCGATCTGGTGAAAGAGATGTGGCGAGTGGGGCAATTGTTTTACCTGCTCGTGTTAAACCAGTCCCAGTAGGTCTATCGGTATGACAGGAAGTGCAGGCAGGTGTTTCTGCTTTTCCCGTTGCATGACGGGCAAGGTAGAATGCTTTACCTCGTTCGGCTGAGAACCCCATGAAGGAAGTGTCTTCCTGTTGGGCTTGTGCCTTATATTGATCCAGTAATGGTGAGGCAAATGCGGGTGTTGTCATGATTATAGCGGCAATAATCAGTGTGAATTGTAATGGTTTTCTCATGAGTGAATTCCTTTAGGAAGTTTAATCTGGTCATCATCAAAACGACCGCTCTCAGCATCTTGGTGACAGGCATTGCAGTTGACTTTTGACCCAATAGCAGCGTGTCTGAAGTCGCTATCTTTCAGTTCGTCATGCTTCTTCTGCCAATAGCGTGTGTCGGTCATACGTAGACTACGGGTGTCATATCGACCGATCTTATGGGCGACCTCAGTATCAAAGGAGAAAGCATCTTGTGCGTTTAGGTACGTAGCGATTTCACGACGGGTGATGTCATCCAGACTTGCATCTTCACCATAATGATCTGACAGATTGGTCAATATCGCCTGCCAGTCGTTTCGTGTACGAAGGCTTGGGTGATAGGCAGGATGGCAACCCCCGCATTCCTGCTGGTAGGTTGAATTCAAGGACATCGCCAGCGATGTTGGGGAGGCTGTATTCACCCAATAAGAAAATGCAAAGCCCACACCAATGATGATCATAAGACCCGCAAGAGAGTGCCACATTGAAACGGGTCTACCCGTTTCAATGCCATCTTTTCTGCCTGTAATCATGGCTTTGATCAAAGGATGATTGAAGATTACGGTTTCGACCAACACAGCCAGAATGTGAATGCCAATAACAGTCATGAGAATACCTGCCAGCACCTCATGAACATCTTCACTCCATTCACCAACTTGATAACCAACAACAGATGCCAATGGTCCGTTGTTTTCTTCTCCACCCCAGACAAGGAAGCCTGTGACAACGAGTAAGATCAGAGTTGTAAGTAACGCAACGATCATCCATGCCCCGACAGGGTTATGTCCGGCATGTTGGTCTGACTTCCCTTTGATAAGGTTCTTAATATGTTTGAAGACGCTTACCTGGGATAAGGGGAAAGTATGAAATCGACTGTAATAACTACCGACAAATCCCCAGATTAATCTGAACACCAATAAACAAGATAAGACATATCCAGCATAGACATGCACATCCAGCCACCAGTCTTCAAAGAAGTAACCTGTCACTGCTGCAATAGTGACCGTTATGACCATTGCCCAATGAAATAGTCGTAGAGGTAAGTCCCATATGATGGGTGATTTATTGTGCTGTGAAGAGGCTTGGGTCTCAGGCATTTCGTATCCTTCGCTTTTGTGCATTTCGATACGACTAACTTGCTGGGTTTATGCAGAGTTCACAATCAACCCCAAAGGTAATGCGGGGTTTTATAACTTTGGTTTATATAGCCCTAAATTGGGTGAGCATCATCAGGACAAGGTTTACTTTCAATCGGTGCATTGCTGGGGCATACCCAGCAACAAACAACACAGCGTTATTCCCATCTATTCGATGAACCACTTAGAGAAGCAGTCAATATTGTTGGCAGCAAGATAGCTTAAATTAAAGCAGATAGTTTTAGATTCAGAGGGCGGGATTTTTCCTGCCCTTTTCTTTTGCCCTAAAAACCGCTTGCACAATAATAACTATTTTACTGAAAAACCAACTAAGTTATTGTTATAAATGCATATTTACAAAACAAAACACAGTGTCCGGGTGAGAAAAAAATTCCAAGTTTAGTATCTTCCTTTCAGTTCAAACAAACAACCCGAAAGGAATACATTATGACTACTGAACTAACTGTAAAAGCTGTAATCAAAACTATTCAGAAAAACACAATTACGCAAACTTTCACTATCTCAGATGAAGAGTTCTTTAAAGGCTGGCAGAGCGGGGAAAAGACACGCATCAAAAATTTCGTTTCTTTGGAACTTGGCAAAGTCGCGGATTTGATCGCTGCAGGTAAGAATGATATCGCACGCAACATTGCTTTTGCGAAAGCCCTGTTTTTAATCGGAAAAGTAAGAAGCACTTGGACTAGACGCAAAGAACTCGATATTCATTTTACGGCAGACCTGTCAGATTTTTTCAATGACCAGTTCAGTTTGGAAATTGAAACGAAATCAAAATCTCGCAGATACACCCTCGGTCAATACTCAACGTTTGATTGACCCTCTAAACAAGCTGCGTAATCACCATACGGAGACAGGCAATGCCTATATCCTGGTCTTATTAAGAAGCACACATTTCGATGTGGGCTTCTTTTTTTGCCTTACAATACCTTCCTTTCAGTTCTAATAATTCATGATAGGGTTTCTAAAATTTAGGCACTTACAGATCAGAGAACACCACTCACAAACGCATTTACAAAAACCGTGATTCCGCAATTACCACACGCTACTGGCACTACAGGAAGAACCTGTCCATCATTGCCGCCATGGTATTCGTTCAGTTCATAAATGGTATCAGAAACATTCCATTTCTTAGAACCACACATTTGACAGGTGTTATCGCCCCATTTGTCTTGTAAGTGAGCAATCATCTGGTTGGCATCAAACTTTGACATATCATCAAACTCATTCTGTTGTTCTGTTTATTAAGACTACAGGACCCAATGAGTTAAAGCACGAAAAACTATCTGCACAATAATAGCTATTTTTAAATCAATATCACATACAAGTTGCTGTTTTGATTGCTTTTTAAGAAACAAATCACAGTATCCGGGTGAAATATTCAAAGCAGATTCAGTACCTTCCTAACAGTTCAAACAAGCATTCTGAAAGGAAATTATGATGCTTACAAAAACAAGGAAACACACATTGGTAGTAGTGAACCACCCGTTCAAAACAGTAATGGAATACGTAGCGATTTCCCTACCATTATCCACTCTGCATATTGCGAGACAAACGAGCCTTCTAAATAAACAAAGCTCAGAAGACTTGGTCAGAAAACTCCACGACCTCTTCACTAGAAAGCTGACCCCAGAAGACGACAGAGTTTTGTCAGCAGTTCTACCACTCTTGGAAGAGCATAACGCTTACAAGCAGCTTAACGAGAATGAAGCATATGACTTGGTAGTGCTTGAGTTATTAGAAAACAGCTGCGTTGTCAAAGTCGATACCCTGTAATTACCGACTGCACAATAACCAATACTTTTCAATCTAATTCAAGACTAAGTGATTGTTTATATATAATACATAGAAACCAATCACAGTGTCCGGGAGTTCAAATCCAATTTCATTTTATAAAATGTTTACATCATTAATTGCAAAGGAGATGCATATGGATACTGCCCTGAACAACACCCCTAACCTTCTTGAAGGCTTCCTTACACAGGAACAGCTTTCAGAGCTTCTAGGGCTGTCTGTTCGAACACTTCAAAGAAAACACGCTGAACGCATTGGCCCACCACGCATCAAGCTTGGTTCCAAGATCTTTTACAAGATTGAAAGCGTTCAAAAGTGGCTGTCTGACCTAGAACGTGAACCCGTTCTCCGCAGACGATAACTAATATTTTTTCCGGCAATCCTGCCATAACTTCCAAAACGAAAGGAATTCAAATGGAAGAATATATTATCAATACCCAGCAACTAATTGCTGCTAACGCCAAAGGCGATTTGCTTGAGCCTGAAAGCTACCAGACAATTGCGGGCCTAATCCCTACGATTAAAGCTGCAATCAATGACTACAATGATGAAGAGCAAGTTGCGGCGGTACAAAATTTACTTCAACCATTGGAGTCAATCTTCATTCAAAACCTTTGGACATATGAATATCTTGATAAAGCAGTAAGGCTTCCTGATGAGGTGTATTGGCATAAACTTCTATACTTTTATATCGAAGCTGAAAACCTTGGCACAGACAATAAAAGACGTGACCAACTACTTCGCAGCTTATTTGTTGAGCGACAAAAGATGAAAGCAAAAAAGAAACGAAAATTGATGATGTACACAACAGACCGTCAACATTTCTCACAGCTTCCGGAATCCTTCACTATTTATCGAGGACAGGATCTGTTTTTTGAACTTGGCTGGTCTTGGACACTAGCCCCTCAAGTCGCAAAGTTTTTTGCATCAAGGTTTAATCAATCTGAATATGAAGAACCCGTAATCTTGGAAGCTATGGTTTCAAAAAAGGATGTGATCGCTTTCAGCAACATCCGAGATGAATTTGAAGTCATCATTGACCCCTTAAGCATCACGAAATATACAGCCTCTGATTTGGAAGTATATAAAACAGCATAAGGATGAAAGCTATGCCTATAGCCGACATACCATGAAAGCCAGCCATTCACTTGAGCTGGCTTTTTTGTTCATTGGTAAAATTAATTGAAGTGGAATTTTAAATTCCGAACCAATGTTTTTTTCACATTACAAAAAATACGCGAAACAGCTTGCACAAAAACCCGTATTTTTAACTAAATATAACATTTAACTCATTGTTATAAAAAGAAAATACATAAACAATCACAGTGTCCGGATGAAATAATTCGATCAATTCAAATACTATATTCTCATTGTTAAATCTTTAGGATATAGAAAGGACATATCCATGAAACACACATTTACTCCAGCAACTGAAACTGTAGCAACATTTATTGAATGCGATAAAGTTGTTATCTCAGCTCGTATTTCTGAAAAGCACTTCAGCCATAAGCAAAAAAAATCCCTGGCAAGCCTCTTGGGTGGTTTTAATCAAGCTGAATTAAGAGCTAAGTTGGTGAATCTATTGACCGCCCCTGACATCACAACTAATTCCAAACTGATTGAAGATGCCAAGAGATTTGCGGTTGCTTATCTTGAAAACACATTCAAGGCAAAGCAGGCTTACTTGAACAAGGATACACATGACCTAGTTATTCAGATTAGCAAAAGAAACGGTAATCCAGAATGTCATACATTCATCCGAAAAAAGCTTGCTGAAGCAGCATAAGGTTCCAAACAATGTCTTCTGACATACCATGAAAAGCCAGCCATTAATTTGAGCTGGCTTTTTTTATGATCTGTAATTTCCCTGCAGAATCTTGACTTAAAATTTTAATGTAATTCAAACAATTCACAGACTACCTCCCTTAGCTAATAACCTCTGCACAATAACACATATTTTTCAAATCATTTTTGGCATAAGTAATTGTTTTACTTGAATAATACAAAACAAATCACAGTGTCCGGGTGAACAAATCGAGGCTCATTTAGTATTATATCTTCATTATTAATTATTAAGGAGATAACAAATGACTAAAGAAACAGAACAAGTTGCTTACTATGTATTTGATGCAAAAAAACAAGCTATGCGTCGCATCTGGGTTCCACTAGAAGCTGTTACTGAGACAATTAAAGCACAAAAGGCCTTGGGCCTCCTACCATACAATACTGAAGCTAATGCTATCGAAATGCTGCTGAAAAGCACAAAGGGTAAAGACCATCGTACCCACACTGAATTAGCTACTGATTGCTTAAACCTTCTTGCTCATCAAAACTTGCTTGATATTGCAGTTGAAAAGTTTGAAGACCACTTTGCTATATTTGAGGTTCTGAATCTTGGTCGTAGAAAAACAGCTAAAGTTCAATTTGTGCCTTACTCTCTATATTCCCCTTCTCACGATGTTGAAGGCTTGGACGATAGTCAGCAATTTAATCCTAACACCATCTTACTTTACAGAGGGGTACGCCACATCATCAACAATTTCATTGATGTTGGAAAGCCCACTTACCATGAAAGAAAGAAACACGTTCGTAAGTTTAAAAAGAGTTTTGGCATCAGTAAACAAAATGAGTTCGAAGCCAAAATGCTTCAAATTCTAAGAGCTTCAAATGGACCATTAAACCACAATGACCATTTATTTCTCACTCTGCTGACCAAACTGTACGTACAGATTATGGGTTTAGGTAAAGAGGCCTACGTCAATCGTTTTACGCATAACTGTGTTATTGAAATTGATGATACAGAGCCTGCAAACACATCCTTTGAAGTCAGGCTCGATTATAGAAGCCCAACTTATAAACATGCTCAGAAAGCTGCTTAAAGGCTAAGACAATGTCATATGGCATAACATTAAGAAGTCGGTAGGAAACTATCGACTTCTTTTACTTTATATAGGGGTTTGCATTCCCCTGAACTGCTTTAATACGGTTATTCCGCTCAACCTCATAAGCAGAAACAGGATCTGATTTATCCCAGGCCTTGAGCAATTTCTTCTGCTGCTTAGATAACTTCAGACCATACTGTTCTGCCATATAGAAATAGATACGTGCAATATCACCTCTGACCTCGGGAGCTGGTTCAGCTTTCTTGGCCTTGAAGTTCACTTCAAAATCACACTTACCGTATTTACGTGGTTCACCTTCAAGCATTGTGAAACGATAATTTGAACGGTCACCATTCAATTCCCCAATTGCGGGAACCAGATTATGCAAGTCTGCTTCCATCTTTGAAAACTCAGGATCTTTTTTACAGGCCTTACGACCTCCATCCTGCCAGCACTGGCGTTGATGCCCAAACCAGTAAGCAGGCATTACGTGTTCCCATTCAATCCTGGTTGCTCGGGAATTAGGCTTTCCTTTTTTAGTGACAGGCTTTCTGGGTTCATAACCACAAGATTCAGCTACAGGGATAAGCTTTTTGCCTTTGTAAGCATAATCACACCCGCAATAAAATGTGGTTTCCATACCTTTGTGAATTTTAACAGCCAGCTTCTTAGCCTTGGAAAATGACTTGGGATGCTCTGCCATGGCAAACGTTGGCAAGACAAGCATTGCTGCAAGGGCATATTTTAACATCTCAGGCATCCTTTTTTGTAATCTGATAGGAAGATAGCCGAAAGCCCATTTACCTGTCCATTGGGCAAAAAAAGGGGTGATGAAAAATCACCACCCAAGTCCGCCGAGAAACTACGTCGTACTCAGAACCCCAATATGGAGAACTGATATTGATAATATATGAAACTGAATTATGGTCTTCACCCATATGAGACAAAACCTAATTTAAATTGCTTTGCAGGTAAAATAAATTGAAACACTTTGCACGGAGTTAGTGCAGAACCCAACTTTTGCGTTGCAGATTACCCTACAGGTGTTTCAGTTCCTGAATTAATTGATGCACAGAAATGAAGGTCCACATCTTTTCGTAAACACCATCATGTCGTTTACAGTAATGTTTTAAGAAATGTAAACAGCCCAAAACCGTTTACATTCCTGTGCCTTCAGGTGTTGTCATCACTTTTGACAAAAACCGTAAACGTTTTCTCTTTGGAACTGTTTACAGCAAAAAACGTTTACATCAGCACTGACAGAACATTTGTCATCAAATTGGGCTTAAAACTGTAAACGTGCAATCTCAGATATTGTTTACAATTTTATTCGTAAACACTACCGGAATTTGTTCAAAGTTCGCTGTTTACGAATGTTTACCGTTCAATTTTACCCCTGAGTTGGAATTCCTGTATCCCCTTCTGGTTCTTCAAAACCATTCGCTTCCATCCATTTATCATATTCTTCAGCAGTCATATCATGAAGGGAATTAGGGTCTTTAAATTGAGCCCTGATATTCTCCTCAGTTCCAAGTTCCTTATATAATCGTGAAAGAAACGGAAAATCTGTATTCTTTGTCGAATATGTTTCAAATTCCTCTTCAAA
This sequence is a window from Candidatus Terasakiella magnetica. Protein-coding genes within it:
- a CDS encoding cytochrome b/b6 domain-containing protein, which encodes MPETQASSQHNKSPIIWDLPLRLFHWAMVITVTIAAVTGYFFEDWWLDVHVYAGYVLSCLLVFRLIWGFVGSYYSRFHTFPLSQVSVFKHIKNLIKGKSDQHAGHNPVGAWMIVALLTTLILLVVTGFLVWGGEENNGPLASVVGYQVGEWSEDVHEVLAGILMTVIGIHILAVLVETVIFNHPLIKAMITGRKDGIETGRPVSMWHSLAGLMIIIGVGFAFSYWVNTASPTSLAMSLNSTYQQECGGCHPAYHPSLRTRNDWQAILTNLSDHYGEDASLDDITRREIATYLNAQDAFSFDTEVAHKIGRYDTRSLRMTDTRYWQKKHDELKDSDFRHAAIGSKVNCNACHQDAESGRFDDDQIKLPKGIHS
- a CDS encoding helix-turn-helix transcriptional regulator, giving the protein MDTALNNTPNLLEGFLTQEQLSELLGLSVRTLQRKHAERIGPPRIKLGSKIFYKIESVQKWLSDLEREPVLRRR
- a CDS encoding endonuclease, encoding MLKYALAAMLVLPTFAMAEHPKSFSKAKKLAVKIHKGMETTFYCGCDYAYKGKKLIPVAESCGYEPRKPVTKKGKPNSRATRIEWEHVMPAYWFGHQRQCWQDGGRKACKKDPEFSKMEADLHNLVPAIGELNGDRSNYRFTMLEGEPRKYGKCDFEVNFKAKKAEPAPEVRGDIARIYFYMAEQYGLKLSKQQKKLLKAWDKSDPVSAYEVERNNRIKAVQGNANPYIK